The Tenacibaculum jejuense genome includes a window with the following:
- the frr gene encoding ribosome recycling factor, which yields MTEEIDFILDSTKEAMVNAISHLEKELRSIRAGKASPAMLANVQVDYYGSQTPLGQVANVNTPDARTISIQPWEKNMLQEIEKAIMMANLGFNPMNNGENIIINVPPLTEERRRDLAKQAKAEAENAKVGVRNARKDANNEIKKVDVSDDMKKNAEADVQTLTDSYVKQIDEKLAVKEKEIMTV from the coding sequence ATGACTGAAGAAATAGATTTTATTTTAGATAGTACTAAAGAAGCTATGGTTAATGCTATTTCTCATTTAGAGAAAGAATTAAGAAGCATTAGAGCAGGAAAAGCATCTCCTGCAATGTTAGCAAATGTACAAGTTGATTATTATGGATCTCAAACTCCATTAGGTCAAGTAGCAAATGTAAATACACCAGATGCAAGAACAATCTCAATTCAACCATGGGAAAAAAACATGTTACAAGAGATTGAAAAAGCGATTATGATGGCTAACTTAGGTTTCAATCCTATGAATAATGGTGAAAATATTATCATTAATGTACCACCTTTAACTGAAGAGCGCCGTAGAGATTTAGCAAAACAAGCTAAAGCTGAAGCTGAAAATGCAAAAGTTGGAGTACGTAACGCACGTAAAGATGCTAACAATGAAATAAAAAAAGTGGATGTTTCTGACGATATGAAGAAAAATGCTGAAGCTGATGTACAAACTTTAACAGATAGCTACGTTAAGCAAATTGACGAAAAACTAGCTGTTAAAGAAAAAGAAATTATGACTGTTTAA
- the pyrH gene encoding UMP kinase yields the protein MQYKRILLKLSGEALMGERDYGIDPKRLKEYALEIKQVVEKGVEVAIVIGGGNIFRGVSGAANGMDRVQGDHMGMLATCINGLALQSALEDEGVYTRMQTALEIKEVAEPYIKRKAIRHLEKGRVVIFGAGTGNPYFTTDTAAVLRAIEIDADAILKGTRVDGIYNDDPEKNKDAIKFETITFKDVINKGLKVMDMTAFTLSEENKLPIIVFDMNKQGNLIKLVSGEPIGTIVDHK from the coding sequence ATGCAATACAAACGAATACTTCTAAAATTAAGCGGAGAAGCTCTAATGGGAGAACGCGACTATGGAATAGACCCTAAAAGATTAAAAGAATACGCCTTGGAAATTAAACAAGTAGTTGAAAAAGGTGTAGAAGTTGCCATTGTTATTGGAGGAGGAAATATTTTTAGAGGTGTTTCTGGTGCTGCGAATGGTATGGATAGGGTTCAAGGTGATCACATGGGAATGCTAGCAACTTGTATTAATGGATTAGCTTTACAAAGTGCTTTAGAAGATGAAGGTGTGTATACCAGAATGCAAACTGCTTTAGAAATTAAAGAAGTAGCAGAACCTTATATCAAAAGAAAAGCGATAAGACATCTAGAAAAAGGTAGGGTTGTAATTTTTGGTGCTGGAACTGGTAATCCTTATTTTACTACTGATACAGCTGCCGTATTAAGAGCAATAGAAATTGATGCAGATGCAATTTTGAAAGGAACTCGTGTTGACGGAATTTACAACGATGATCCTGAAAAAAATAAAGATGCCATTAAATTTGAAACTATTACTTTTAAAGATGTAATCAACAAAGGATTAAAAGTGATGGATATGACTGCTTTTACTCTTAGTGAAGAAAATAAATTACCAATTATTGTTTTCGATATGAACAAACAAGGAAATTTAATTAAATTAGTTTCTGGAGAACCAATTGGAACAATAGTTGATCATAAATAA
- a CDS encoding T9SS type A sorting domain-containing protein, which translates to MLFIVHLSHARDIYVSKKGNDSNNGSANAPFLTINKASAVAQPGDIIVIGGGTYEEVIRPARSGRAGAPIVYTSKPGEKVIITAMQALNGWQKDKGSIYKTKVNWDLGQENFVMNGNVAMDLARWPNNTDGKPFTLNSLRNDGGSNKNVSNGAFLTSSKIPNINWKGGAIFFYGDRPGSGWIAWKAFITSSSSGRVNFNLDKNPTWIRTFHDPASKGDFYLEGVKDALDYQNEWWFNSKTKELFVQMPNGTAPVNGKVQMRRRKVTIDLNQRNFIEIKNLAVFGGAILMKSNSNNNRLYKVSSFYGNHTQGIFKGFNAGKPSVEVNGKNNVVEKCEIAFSAATGVRLGGSSNKLENNYIHDFNYLGSYDAPLVARGGTDNKILRNTIFNAGRDGINFNGNRCEIGYNDVSRSNLINDDCALFYTVGGPQNTEIHHNWFHDAEGRGKLKKAAGIYLDNDAEAFSVHHNVVWNVEWTNVQINWDGKDLDIFNNTLVKAKGGTMGAWHKAGTKFTNVKVWNNITDRKVTDQAGNQETEVTWEPQSDKQNNLIDKNSFVNHAGNNFKLKPNAKAVDYGRVINGITNGYKGKAPDVGAYELGDNWVPGINWNPEFGPTGLGCYGLPGESCNNPDTGGDASRPDANLDDGIYYIENPYDNKKLNSPNGRTVDLANTSADSAKWEIVKLGNYYTIKNLRNNEYFEVPYAACEKNDTTQNPNLNFGTWTEATANHQKWSITKVGEDYFLEPLHCSKVVDRNNGNTMHLWAFQKGNKNQNWKIVSAEEKCNIDSEISNLAITNTTETSLTLAFDEIKNVSKYELRAWVKGQFTGNINTPAALVYKGGNSSPLTIEGLEAGTPYTLVLRAICASGGTTKLVQIDATTLRGKEACNNQVIIENFKVKSSTNSSITVTFTDLLNVKTYELRAWPKGQFTGNINSPRATSYEGSSIPEMTIDGLQQGTEYTLVLRAICNARVTTQLVTLNGFTKSSFARKEVSKANEVLVYPNPLKLEKITVSFGNSNQSSRILIYDTTGKMIFNKITDKNAVNLNRSDFGSTGIYFIKVEQHNKTITKKVIIQ; encoded by the coding sequence ATGCTTTTTATTGTACATCTATCTCATGCCAGAGATATTTACGTTTCTAAGAAAGGAAATGATTCAAACAATGGAAGTGCTAACGCACCTTTTTTAACAATCAATAAAGCTTCTGCTGTTGCCCAACCTGGTGATATTATTGTTATTGGTGGAGGAACTTATGAAGAAGTTATTAGACCTGCAAGATCAGGTAGAGCTGGTGCACCAATTGTGTACACTTCCAAACCAGGAGAAAAAGTAATCATTACAGCTATGCAAGCTTTAAATGGTTGGCAAAAAGACAAAGGATCTATTTATAAAACGAAGGTCAATTGGGATCTTGGTCAAGAAAACTTTGTAATGAACGGTAATGTTGCTATGGATTTAGCACGTTGGCCAAACAATACAGATGGAAAGCCTTTTACTTTAAATTCTTTGAGAAACGATGGCGGAAGTAACAAAAATGTATCTAATGGTGCCTTCTTAACTTCTTCTAAAATCCCAAATATTAATTGGAAGGGAGGAGCTATTTTCTTTTACGGAGATCGTCCTGGTTCTGGATGGATTGCTTGGAAAGCTTTTATCACTTCAAGTTCTTCAGGGAGAGTAAATTTCAATTTAGATAAAAATCCAACCTGGATCAGAACTTTTCATGATCCAGCAAGTAAAGGTGATTTCTATTTAGAAGGAGTCAAAGACGCTTTAGATTATCAAAATGAATGGTGGTTTAACAGTAAAACAAAAGAATTATTTGTACAAATGCCTAATGGTACTGCTCCAGTTAATGGAAAAGTACAAATGAGAAGACGTAAAGTTACTATAGATTTAAATCAGAGAAATTTTATAGAAATCAAAAATTTAGCTGTTTTTGGTGGAGCTATCCTAATGAAATCGAACTCTAATAATAATAGACTATATAAGGTTTCTTCTTTTTATGGAAATCATACACAAGGAATTTTTAAAGGTTTTAACGCTGGAAAACCAAGTGTAGAAGTAAATGGGAAAAATAATGTAGTAGAAAAATGTGAAATTGCTTTTAGTGCTGCTACTGGTGTTCGTTTAGGAGGAAGCTCTAATAAATTAGAGAACAATTATATTCATGATTTTAATTATTTAGGTTCATATGATGCTCCGTTGGTTGCAAGAGGTGGAACTGATAATAAAATTTTACGAAACACAATTTTTAATGCAGGTAGAGACGGAATCAATTTTAATGGAAATCGTTGTGAGATTGGTTATAATGACGTATCAAGAAGTAATTTAATTAACGATGATTGTGCACTTTTTTACACAGTTGGTGGTCCACAAAACACAGAAATTCACCACAATTGGTTTCACGATGCAGAAGGTAGAGGAAAATTAAAAAAGGCAGCAGGAATTTATTTAGATAACGATGCTGAAGCTTTTTCTGTACATCATAATGTAGTTTGGAATGTTGAATGGACGAATGTTCAAATCAATTGGGATGGTAAAGACCTTGATATTTTCAATAATACATTAGTAAAAGCTAAAGGTGGAACCATGGGAGCTTGGCATAAAGCAGGGACTAAATTCACGAATGTTAAAGTTTGGAATAATATTACAGATAGAAAAGTAACAGATCAAGCAGGAAATCAAGAAACAGAAGTAACTTGGGAGCCTCAATCTGACAAACAAAATAATTTAATTGATAAGAACTCTTTTGTGAATCATGCTGGTAATAATTTCAAACTTAAACCCAATGCTAAAGCTGTTGATTATGGTAGAGTAATTAACGGAATAACTAATGGATATAAAGGAAAAGCTCCTGATGTTGGTGCTTATGAACTTGGTGATAATTGGGTTCCTGGAATTAATTGGAATCCTGAATTCGGACCAACAGGTTTAGGTTGTTATGGTTTACCAGGAGAATCTTGTAATAATCCAGATACTGGTGGAGATGCTTCTAGACCAGATGCCAACTTAGATGATGGTATTTATTATATCGAAAATCCGTACGATAATAAGAAATTAAATAGTCCTAACGGAAGAACAGTAGATTTAGCAAATACTTCAGCAGATAGTGCAAAATGGGAAATTGTAAAATTAGGAAACTATTATACAATTAAGAATTTAAGAAATAACGAGTATTTTGAAGTTCCATATGCTGCATGTGAGAAAAATGATACAACTCAAAATCCAAATCTTAATTTTGGAACTTGGACAGAAGCTACTGCAAATCATCAAAAATGGAGTATTACTAAAGTGGGCGAGGATTACTTTCTTGAGCCTTTACACTGTTCTAAAGTTGTAGACAGAAACAATGGAAATACAATGCATTTATGGGCTTTTCAAAAAGGAAATAAAAATCAAAATTGGAAAATAGTTAGTGCTGAAGAAAAGTGTAATATAGATTCTGAAATCTCAAATTTAGCGATAACTAACACTACCGAAACCTCTTTAACATTAGCTTTTGATGAAATTAAAAATGTTAGTAAGTATGAATTACGTGCTTGGGTAAAAGGACAGTTTACTGGAAATATTAATACTCCGGCTGCTTTAGTTTATAAAGGTGGAAATTCTTCACCATTAACAATTGAAGGACTTGAAGCTGGTACACCATATACATTAGTTTTACGTGCAATTTGTGCTTCTGGTGGGACTACAAAATTAGTTCAGATTGATGCAACTACATTAAGAGGAAAAGAAGCATGTAACAATCAAGTTATTATTGAGAATTTTAAAGTGAAAAGCAGTACAAATTCATCTATTACTGTAACATTTACAGATTTATTGAATGTAAAAACCTATGAATTAAGAGCTTGGCCAAAAGGACAATTTACAGGAAATATCAACAGTCCAAGAGCTACATCGTATGAAGGATCTTCTATTCCTGAAATGACTATCGATGGATTACAGCAAGGTACAGAGTATACTTTAGTCTTACGTGCTATTTGTAATGCGAGAGTAACAACACAGTTGGTAACATTAAACGGGTTCACCAAGTCTAGTTTTGCAAGAAAAGAAGTAAGTAAAGCTAATGAAGTATTAGTTTATCCTAATCCTTTAAAGTTGGAAAAAATTACAGTTTCATTTGGTAATAGTAATCAAAGTTCAAGAATATTGATTTATGATACTACAGGAAAAATGATTTTTAATAAAATAACAGATAAAAATGCTGTGAATTTGAATAGAAGTGATTTCGGAAGCACAGGAATTTATTTTATTAAAGTAGAACAACACAATAAAACGATAACAAAGAAAGTTATCATACAGTAA
- the tsf gene encoding translation elongation factor Ts, translating to MSKISAADVKKLRETTGAGMMDCKNALVEAEGNFDKAIEILRKKGQKIAAKRADRDSSEGVAIAKISDDNTYGVAIVLACETDFVAKNDTYKELAQQFVDIAINYTNKEDFLAAEFESGVTVAEKLIEQTGVIGEKIEIPSFERIEAPYVGSYTHVGKISALVGLTKAIDKAAELTKDLAMQAASMGATTLSYKDFSPEYVAAETDARIAAIVKDNEELVRLGKTLKNVPQFVSRLQLTDEALANAEEAAKEQLKAEGKPEKIWDKILPGKMERFISDNTTLDQEQCLLDQKFIKDEKKTVAEYVSSYGDVEVKNFVRVTLG from the coding sequence ATGTCAAAAATTAGCGCTGCAGACGTAAAAAAATTAAGAGAGACTACAGGTGCAGGAATGATGGACTGTAAGAACGCTTTAGTTGAAGCAGAGGGTAACTTTGATAAAGCTATTGAAATCTTACGTAAAAAAGGTCAAAAGATCGCTGCTAAAAGAGCAGATCGTGATTCTTCTGAAGGTGTAGCTATCGCTAAAATCAGTGACGACAATACTTACGGTGTTGCTATCGTATTAGCTTGTGAAACTGATTTTGTTGCTAAAAATGACACATATAAAGAATTAGCTCAGCAATTCGTTGATATCGCTATCAACTATACTAATAAAGAAGATTTTTTAGCTGCTGAATTCGAAAGTGGAGTTACTGTTGCTGAAAAATTAATCGAGCAAACTGGTGTAATCGGTGAAAAAATAGAAATCCCTTCTTTTGAAAGAATTGAAGCTCCTTATGTTGGTTCTTATACTCACGTTGGAAAGATTTCTGCTTTAGTAGGATTAACAAAAGCAATTGATAAAGCTGCTGAATTAACTAAAGATTTAGCTATGCAAGCTGCTTCTATGGGAGCTACAACTTTATCTTACAAAGATTTCTCTCCTGAGTACGTTGCTGCTGAAACTGACGCTAGAATTGCTGCTATCGTTAAAGATAACGAAGAATTAGTACGTTTAGGTAAAACTTTAAAGAACGTTCCACAATTCGTATCTAGATTACAATTAACAGACGAAGCTTTAGCTAATGCTGAAGAAGCTGCTAAAGAGCAATTAAAAGCAGAAGGTAAACCAGAAAAAATCTGGGATAAAATCTTACCAGGTAAAATGGAAAGATTTATTTCTGATAACACAACTTTAGATCAAGAGCAGTGTTTATTAGATCAGAAATTCATCAAGGATGAAAAGAAAACTGTTGCAGAATACGTTTCTTCTTATGGTGATGTTGAAGTTAAAAACTTCGTAAGAGTTACTTTAGGTTAA
- the rpsB gene encoding 30S ribosomal protein S2: protein MANIQELLENGVHFGHLTRKWNPNMAPYIYTERNGVHIIDLYKTSAKIDEAKEALKKIANSGRKILFVATKKQAKDIVAEKSKSVNMPYITERWPGGMLTNFVTIRKAVKKMTAIDRMKQDGSFDALSKREKLQINRQREKLEKNLGSIADMTRLPGALFVIDVKKEHIAVAEAQKLNIPIFAMVDTNSDPRPIDFVIPANDDASKSIDKVLSYVTEAISEGLADRKADKEKAKTEKETESKKAEEVKTEEAK from the coding sequence ATGGCAAACATTCAAGAATTATTAGAAAACGGAGTACACTTCGGTCACTTAACTAGAAAGTGGAATCCAAACATGGCACCTTATATTTACACTGAGCGTAATGGTGTTCATATTATAGATTTATATAAAACTTCAGCTAAGATCGACGAGGCTAAAGAAGCTTTAAAAAAGATCGCTAACTCTGGTCGTAAGATTTTATTCGTAGCGACTAAGAAACAAGCTAAAGATATCGTAGCTGAAAAATCTAAATCTGTGAACATGCCTTACATCACTGAAAGATGGCCAGGTGGTATGTTAACAAATTTTGTTACTATCCGTAAAGCGGTTAAGAAAATGACTGCTATTGATAGAATGAAGCAAGATGGTTCTTTCGATGCTTTATCTAAAAGAGAAAAATTACAAATTAACCGTCAACGTGAAAAATTAGAAAAGAATTTAGGTTCTATTGCTGATATGACTCGTTTACCAGGAGCGTTATTTGTAATCGACGTAAAGAAAGAGCACATTGCAGTTGCTGAAGCTCAAAAATTAAATATTCCAATCTTTGCAATGGTTGATACAAACTCTGATCCAAGACCGATCGATTTCGTAATCCCTGCAAATGATGATGCTTCTAAGTCTATTGACAAAGTTTTATCTTATGTTACTGAAGCTATTTCTGAAGGTTTAGCTGACAGAAAAGCTGACAAAGAAAAAGCTAAAACAGAAAAAGAGACTGAAAGCAAGAAAGCTGAAGAAGTAAAAACTGAAGAGGCAAAATAA
- the rpsI gene encoding 30S ribosomal protein S9: protein METVHKIGRRKTAVARIYLSEGKGNITINKRDLNNYFTTPTLQYKVRQPLMLTENLEAYDVKVNVYGGGVTGQAEAIRLAITRALVSINEEHKAVLKPEGLLTRDPRMVERKKFGQKKARKKFQFSKR from the coding sequence ATGGAAACAGTTCACAAAATAGGTAGAAGAAAAACAGCTGTTGCTCGTATTTATCTTTCAGAAGGTAAAGGAAACATCACGATCAACAAAAGAGATTTAAACAATTATTTTACTACTCCAACTTTACAATATAAAGTTAGACAACCTTTAATGTTAACTGAAAACTTAGAGGCTTATGATGTTAAAGTAAATGTTTATGGTGGTGGTGTAACAGGACAAGCTGAAGCTATCCGTTTAGCTATTACTAGAGCTTTAGTTTCAATTAACGAAGAGCACAAAGCAGTATTAAAGCCAGAAGGATTATTAACTCGTGATCCAAGAATGGTTGAGCGTAAGAAATTCGGTCAGAAGAAAGCACGTAAGAAATTCCAGTTCTCTAAGCGTTAA
- the rplM gene encoding 50S ribosomal protein L13, producing MNTLSYKTVSANKATVNKEWVVVDADGQSLGRLASKVAKLIRGKHKPNYTPHVDCGDNVVVINAEKINLTGSKWNNKTYIRHTGYPGGQRSLTAQEMFDKNPTRLVEKAVKGMLPKNKLGSALFRNLYVYAGAEHAQEAQKPKSINLNDLK from the coding sequence ATGAACACATTAAGTTACAAAACAGTATCAGCTAACAAAGCAACTGTAAACAAAGAGTGGGTTGTTGTTGATGCGGACGGGCAATCATTGGGTCGTTTAGCTTCTAAAGTTGCAAAACTTATTAGAGGTAAACACAAGCCAAATTATACACCTCACGTAGACTGTGGTGATAATGTTGTGGTTATCAATGCTGAAAAAATTAACTTAACAGGAAGTAAGTGGAATAACAAAACTTACATCCGTCACACTGGTTATCCAGGTGGACAAAGATCGTTAACTGCTCAAGAAATGTTCGACAAGAACCCTACTAGATTAGTAGAAAAAGCAGTAAAAGGTATGTTACCTAAAAACAAATTAGGTAGCGCTTTATTTAGAAATTTATATGTATATGCTGGTGCAGAGCATGCTCAAGAAGCTCAAAAACCAAAATCTATTAACCTTAACGATCTTAAATAA
- a CDS encoding DUF5916 domain-containing protein, whose product MRVRTLLLIFSIFCLQFGWGQSLEKKIYTTKKTDKEILIDGRIDDDAWGTVPWGGDFIQKNPEEGVAPAFQTKFKILYDAKYLYVAIRAFDESPEEIEARLTRRDGFAGDRVNVIIDSYHDKRTAFVFTVTAAGVKGEEFVTQNGQNWDESWNPVWYTDAVIDDKGWTGEMKIPFSQLRFGKAKEQIWGLNFNRTIFRKNERSLWQRIPNDISGFVSEAGELHGLIDLKSQKQLEIQPFTVLSYETFEKEPGNPFRDGENFRVNGGLDAKIGVTNDLTLDVTINPDFGQVEADPGNIVLDGFDDVFFREQRPFFVENKNIFDFRVGGQDNVFYSRRIGRTPQTSADSNDGEFVDTPINSSIIAAAKFSGKTRDGWSIGVLETVTDNEYAEIDNNGERREVLVEPLTNYFVTRVQKDFNDRKSFFGGIFTATNRDLQSINTLHKSAYSGGLDFRHEWKNRDYFIQGNFSMSHVSGSKEAIQRTQESIRHLFQRVDANHLSVDPNRTSLTGTGGRFFGGKRGGGNWRFFLGANWKSPEFELNDIGFLRQTDQIWQFGNIEYLWQNPTKIYRRASARVVLRSMYDFAGNFNRIEYETRGNINWDNNWNTEGRIGYRPRSIQNSFLRGGPRWRNSEEVYYNFAIGSDSSRRFNFSIGYSNNYGTDDSFDVKNYNLNLNYQPLDALSVSLSTNFRENINKTQYVSERVNGTTPRYILGEIDNNNLSFTFRANYSINPNLSIQYYGQPFIARGRYSNFNYVSNSLSENIDNRVVFLDENQIDFNNVDDVFQIDENLDGTTDYEFSNPDFSFAQFRSNLVMRWEYIPGSEFFFVWSQGTTGSQDPDRSLLGGLNNQILEQELENIFLIKFTYRFLK is encoded by the coding sequence ATGAGGGTAAGAACATTACTGTTAATTTTTTCTATTTTTTGTTTGCAATTCGGATGGGGACAAAGTTTAGAGAAGAAAATTTATACGACTAAAAAAACTGATAAAGAGATACTTATAGATGGTAGGATAGATGATGACGCTTGGGGTACTGTACCTTGGGGTGGTGATTTTATTCAAAAAAATCCTGAAGAAGGAGTCGCTCCTGCTTTTCAAACAAAGTTCAAAATTCTTTACGATGCTAAATATCTTTATGTAGCTATTAGAGCTTTTGATGAATCTCCTGAAGAGATTGAAGCGCGTTTAACGCGTCGTGATGGTTTTGCCGGAGATCGTGTAAATGTAATTATAGATAGTTACCATGATAAAAGAACTGCTTTTGTTTTTACCGTTACTGCTGCAGGAGTAAAAGGTGAAGAATTTGTAACTCAAAATGGTCAAAACTGGGATGAAAGTTGGAATCCTGTTTGGTATACAGATGCGGTAATTGATGATAAAGGTTGGACAGGAGAAATGAAAATACCATTTAGTCAATTACGTTTTGGTAAAGCAAAAGAACAAATATGGGGATTGAATTTCAACAGAACAATCTTTAGAAAAAACGAGAGATCATTATGGCAAAGAATACCGAATGATATTTCTGGTTTTGTAAGTGAAGCTGGTGAATTGCATGGATTAATAGATCTAAAATCTCAAAAGCAACTAGAAATTCAGCCATTTACTGTATTGTCTTATGAAACTTTTGAAAAAGAACCAGGGAATCCTTTCCGAGATGGAGAAAATTTTAGAGTTAATGGTGGGTTAGATGCTAAAATTGGAGTCACTAATGATTTAACTTTAGATGTTACTATAAATCCTGATTTTGGTCAGGTTGAAGCCGATCCAGGAAATATTGTATTGGATGGTTTTGATGATGTTTTCTTTAGAGAGCAAAGACCATTCTTTGTTGAGAATAAAAATATATTTGATTTTAGGGTTGGAGGACAAGATAATGTGTTTTACAGTAGAAGAATTGGAAGGACTCCACAGACTTCTGCCGATTCTAATGATGGAGAATTCGTAGATACACCAATTAATAGTTCAATAATTGCTGCAGCTAAGTTTTCTGGAAAAACTAGAGACGGATGGTCTATTGGTGTTTTAGAAACTGTAACAGATAATGAGTATGCTGAGATAGATAATAATGGAGAAAGAAGAGAGGTTTTAGTTGAGCCATTAACAAATTATTTTGTTACCAGAGTTCAAAAAGATTTCAATGACAGAAAGTCTTTTTTCGGAGGGATTTTTACCGCAACTAATAGAGATTTACAATCGATTAATACACTTCATAAATCAGCGTATTCTGGTGGTTTAGATTTTAGACATGAATGGAAAAATAGAGATTACTTTATTCAAGGAAACTTCTCTATGAGTCATGTTTCAGGAAGTAAAGAAGCTATTCAAAGAACTCAAGAATCTATTCGTCATTTATTTCAAAGAGTAGATGCTAATCACTTAAGTGTAGATCCTAACAGAACATCATTAACTGGAACGGGTGGACGATTTTTCGGTGGGAAAAGAGGAGGAGGAAACTGGCGTTTCTTTTTAGGCGCAAACTGGAAATCTCCAGAATTTGAATTAAATGATATTGGTTTTTTAAGACAAACAGATCAAATCTGGCAATTTGGAAACATAGAATATTTATGGCAAAATCCTACTAAAATATATAGAAGAGCATCAGCAAGAGTAGTTTTAAGAAGTATGTATGATTTTGCAGGGAATTTTAACCGAATTGAATATGAAACAAGAGGAAATATTAATTGGGATAATAACTGGAATACAGAAGGAAGAATTGGATATCGTCCGAGATCTATCCAGAATTCATTTTTAAGAGGAGGTCCGCGTTGGAGAAATTCAGAAGAAGTATATTACAATTTTGCAATTGGATCAGATTCAAGTAGAAGATTTAATTTTTCTATAGGTTATAGTAATAATTACGGTACAGACGATAGTTTTGATGTAAAGAATTATAATCTTAATTTGAATTATCAACCATTAGATGCTTTAAGTGTTTCGTTAAGTACTAATTTTAGAGAAAACATAAATAAAACGCAATACGTTTCAGAAAGAGTAAATGGAACAACCCCAAGATATATTTTAGGAGAGATAGATAATAATAATTTGTCTTTTACATTTAGAGCAAATTATAGTATTAATCCAAATTTATCTATTCAATATTACGGACAGCCTTTTATAGCTAGAGGAAGGTATAGTAATTTTAATTATGTATCCAATTCACTTTCAGAGAATATTGATAATAGAGTTGTTTTTTTAGATGAAAATCAAATTGATTTCAACAATGTAGATGATGTTTTTCAGATAGATGAAAATTTAGATGGGACTACAGATTATGAATTTTCTAACCCAGATTTTTCTTTTGCGCAGTTTCGATCTAATTTAGTAATGCGTTGGGAATATATACCAGGATCAGAGTTTTTCTTTGTATGGTCTCAAGGAACTACTGGAAGTCAAGATCCAGATCGATCTTTACTAGGAGGTTTGAATAATCAAATTTTAGAACAAGAATTAGAGAATATATTTTTAATTAAATTCACCTATCGATTCTTAAAGTAA
- a CDS encoding OmpA/MotB family protein translates to MKKIVLFLSAAFLLASCASTKELEALKAKHEQTKEELLTVKTNLTKCLVEKEKYQDRSKDLEGRIDELRKDKENTIQQVENLTVLTKGANDNIKETLAQLSKKDKYINKIRAAASKKDSLNLVVAFHLKKELQDGIDDQDIEVNVEKTVVFISISDKLLFKSGSYTITDKASKVLQKVATVVNGQPEMDVMIEGHTDDTPINTAAVKDNWDLSVKRSTAIVRELQAKYNVAPSRLIAAGRSSFMPLVANDTPANKAKNRRTKIIILPRLNQFFDLLDQKVE, encoded by the coding sequence ATGAAAAAAATAGTATTATTTCTATCGGCTGCTTTTCTGTTAGCTTCTTGTGCCTCAACAAAAGAACTAGAAGCCCTAAAGGCAAAACACGAACAAACTAAAGAAGAATTGTTAACCGTAAAAACAAACTTAACAAAATGTTTAGTTGAAAAAGAGAAATATCAAGATCGCTCTAAAGATTTAGAAGGAAGAATTGACGAACTAAGAAAAGACAAAGAAAATACTATTCAACAAGTTGAAAATTTAACTGTTTTAACTAAAGGTGCTAACGATAATATTAAAGAAACTTTAGCTCAATTAAGTAAAAAAGATAAATATATTAATAAAATTAGAGCTGCTGCATCTAAGAAAGATTCTTTAAACTTAGTAGTAGCATTTCATTTAAAGAAAGAATTACAGGACGGAATTGACGATCAAGATATCGAGGTTAATGTAGAGAAGACCGTTGTATTTATTTCTATCTCTGATAAATTATTATTCAAGAGCGGTAGCTATACTATTACAGATAAAGCTTCTAAAGTTTTACAAAAAGTTGCAACTGTAGTAAATGGACAACCAGAAATGGATGTTATGATTGAAGGTCACACTGATGATACTCCAATTAACACTGCGGCTGTTAAAGATAACTGGGATTTAAGTGTAAAACGTTCTACAGCAATTGTTCGTGAGTTACAAGCAAAATACAATGTAGCTCCTTCTAGATTAATCGCTGCTGGTAGAAGTAGTTTTATGCCTTTAGTTGCAAATGATACTCCTGCTAACAAAGCGAAAAACAGACGTACTAAAATTATTATTTTACCACGTTTAAATCAATTCTTTGATTTATTAGACCAAAAGGTTGAATAA